The genomic DNA GGCAAAGTGTTAATTCGACATTTTGGACATAATGGTATTCTCTGGgaaaatatatcttctctAATGTCATCAGCTTTCACTTGATATTTACATCTTGTACACGATGCAGTAGCAAAGGAGCCTTAAATATAGTACATGTAAagatttactttaatttcaaaacgaaaattttaatttttctattcattcatatatatcatacatgTCACTCACCATGACATTCAATCACATTTTCAATGCCTGCGACTTGTTCTAatgtatcaatattttgtgagtaatttcttaaaagttttttctGTTTATCAAGCATTTTTATAAACCTATGACAAGGACTTGGTTTAAATTGTCCAGGATAAATTTCTCGTGCAAACTTGTAAAATGGTCTTGGATCTtgactaaaataattaatgtcaaACATAGCctgaaatgtataaaaaaaagaaattaaaattaatatacaaaaagcgAAATTTAAGAGATGgatcgaaatttgatttttggattcgtaaaattcaaatttgaaacttcgtaatatttagaaacttttaaaactcgaaatttttttttttgattatattttgaagaatatatatttttatatattaaaattttttttctaaaaaaactcaatttcataaataattggctaataataataatagtcatTTTTTTCgcttgcaaaatatttaatttttattttttctttgtataatCTATTAACAATTAGTGAAATTAtaccattaaaataaatttaaaacttgaacataaatttaatttatgcaaaattttattgatgaaataaaaataaatttatacaaattattttttatttaaattttagaagttgcaaatttacgaaaatttgaaattttttaaattttaactttttgcgCTCGAGATCTTTTTTTGCTCGACGGAAGTAACAATTTGAGACAactttcaatgaatttttttaaaatgagctaacttaaaatgatttcgtatacaaattaatttataaaacttatatattttaatattttatgtatctttacatatcaaagaagaaaatttattaaatattaaactctatattattgttttatgatattttataaaaaaatagccaagatacattttcaatttgtcaGGATCAATTATcgcaataaaatatgtttttcgtTGAGAGCAAAGCTTGCAATCTTTCTTAACTCCTGTTAGAGTAGTGTGCAATTTTCCATTCAGACAGATTTCATTAACGGAaattggagaaagaaagaaattcgatcaCGAGTCTGGCGAAAATCTTTCAACTGAACAactaaagtttttatatattgcaaataacCAAGtcgtttattttgtttctctattttttatatgaattgatTAAACATATctctaaattcaaaaaaaatagtttatgccatcattttaatgatttttttagaaaacaatATATCAAAGTATACTAATCTGCTTGATCAACACTTcccatatattttatgtagtttataataatattagattttttttataataactttaatactactttgtaaaatcttttttagaattattctattatctcGAGTAacaatctttttatctttcaataatgccagaattaaaatataatcttcgcGATATGTTACCATGCattttttgttgaattttgatttttttatatattttatatatatatattttatatatttttttatatatttattttttattatttggcaagttttttattagaattgttaaataatattttagtttatataattcttgaaCCAAggtataacttatataatattcatgaatatatgGTGTCCTTGAACACCAGGAAGTTTATCTAACaatattctgtaaaaaaattctgtgTAATAGAATTCTGATTAATACTGGAAAATCAAATCTTATGAATTTTTCTGTTGTGAAAGCTccattatagaataaaatatcacaaatataGTCATTGTTTATCTGCTATCatgtaaattctaatattttatttgattagttTCTttggattataaataataaatgatattcgacttttgaatttaataatacattcatTTACACAAATCTGTTctctcaatataaaataatttaagaattttaaatttatgttgaagaagtaattacaaatatgttctttttatgttgtatcgaaattattttcaaattcaaaacatTCAAAAAATCTGActgaatctatatatatattctgaatgtgatttgaataaaaaggaaTGTAGCTAATATCATTCCTTGATTAATACTTTAGTAAATTTGCCAATGCCATAGTtcccatatttattattattccaataaatCTTCAGAATTCTTCAATGATATCATGCCAAATTCGccatattaaatacatataatagtaCTTTCCTTCTAACTTTTTTGtagcataatttatatatatttcgcatTTCATTAATGAATTCATCACTGAAAACagcttaaaaaaattcaatggtTTTTTTGTGTCTGaggatatttgtaattttacaatttttttatcagatacaaattttcttcataatatattttccgaTTTTGTTCACGTTGTCCATTCTGAACTTTCTATATCTTTTGCGGTATCATTATCGTTTTCACTgtctattattctttttcactttcttactttatctctatcttcactatttttctttcctctacCGTCGATTGCTTtatgtatagaaataatttcgttgttcaacgaaaaatcaaattcattttcacttgatttcattatcatatttcatGCTTACAAAActcaaaaactttgaaaaagttaatattcccataatttaatttgaaataagaaaatctaGCTAACTTTGAAAGTGTATTATTCtacatttcataaaatatataatataaaattatatataaagaacttaagaaattattcatgaaacgatattctaaaaaaatcaaacataaataaatattgtttccgTTCAAGTTACCGCATCAATTCAAGTAATGCCTGAAATCATCTATCTATATTAAGTCAAATAATGCCTGAGAGTCACTTCTCGAGTGCAAAAAgttaaatgatttcaaatgaaaaatgatttccCATCTCTTaactgataaataaattaaatcaaaagaaatatttaaagctGCATCACCTGTGGATCTGGCAAATCTGGAAAATCTTGTGCTAATCTAGAATAAATACCATCTCTACTTCTGAAGTCAGGAATTCCACAACTAACACTTACACCTGCCCCAgttaaaactattattctGTTACTATTACGTATCAATCTGACAACATCTGTCAAAGTATTTATATGTCTTAATTTTTGTCGACGTGGTGGTTCTgacatcatatttattataatctgaaatataattaaacaaaatatttggtAACAAAcactcaaaaattaaaatttaaatttttacaatattttgattattgaactgaaatgaaaatttcttcttgtatACCTTCCAAAGAGTCAAATCATCAACCTGTTCTGGAATCTGAGTAGAATCCATGAGAAGATGATGTAAAAGATTTCGAGGATCAGCACCTATCAACATTTGCTTCTGAACCCATGAAGATGCATTTCTCCATTGATGATTGATATCTCCTTCACCAGAAAAATCAGAAAGTCCTGATAAATCAGACAAATTTGAAACTGTTGATGATACTTCATCCTTCTCATCTGCAGTATcaattctgaaatatataaaaaataaaccaattttcttatattgcaatgatttacataaatatgattgggaattattaataataataaaatatataaattatggatatatttatattataaataataaataaaacttacaGGCAACCAGTGTCATCACTAGTTGAATCAATTCGTGATGGGGTTGTCATTAAGTTTGTAGCATCCGGTGAAATAGAAGTTGATTTGGATTCATCACTTAATTCATTGAATCCACTATCTCCACCATATgtctctataataatattaactatatacttctttattataaaaataattgaagactAAAGAactatttaagataaaaactcgtacttttttctttttttcctatttccattgatttttcttttttctgtatTAATTTTACCATGTAAAAGCAATCTTTTAGATATCTTTTAGGTTTAccagatattataatatagaaagtaatattcatatgaataaaaacacatttaagataaatttcatcacaataaatcattttgaaaatgttcaaaattgGCGGGGTGCCATTAAATCAGATACAACAGCACGTATCGTTCGTGTATAATGAAAATCATGCCATCTGTGAACGTCCATCGAATGTACTGTACACCTTTGCACTGAGAttagtttttctattttcactgTGAATTTTCGCACAAATGGTCACTTCTATAAAGAATGTGTTTTAGGAAGCAGTTCAAAAATTACAGTTAATTAACAAGTAATTTTATTggagcaaaataaaaatttggtaACATCGCAATTACAtactcgataaaattaaaaatgaactaCGAAGCTACTTAGATATGCGACATACACAGAAACTGTCATGGCGGCTCTTGTCTTCAATCAACTACGAACGAACGATAACCAACGCAAGGAAAGCGGACGCCTTCTTAACCGCCATCTTGCAATCttgtaaatttcattaatgaattgaccatatttttgtcaaaataCCTTCGGGATCTTCATTGGGGATATCATGCGATGTCTCACAATCTTGGAAATCAGGTTTCTGGCTACTGGTACCACTATAACCGATGCCGTCAACTTTTCGTCGTTTTGCTGGGGATGAATATTCTGGCAGCTCCGAGCCTGACGCCATTTTCAACAGCAATGCAATGCATAGTTAGATGCACGACCGTTGCCACAACAGAGGTCGCCTGTGTTCTTAATACCTTTCCCCTCCACTTTTTAGGTTTATGCTGGCAATATAAAAGTatcagaaagaagaaaaagagatcgaTATACATTTCacgtaattttgattaaacttAGTtactttaatatcttaaataaatttcgaattatcattcaaaaatttatttatgtttttatatcatattggaaaaatttatatcacaaaagaaaaattttattcgatatcgtatcttgatttatttattattagagcacatttttatatcattatctaAATacgcatttattttaatattattaatattttttattatttcttattcttatattttaatattttattaaattatttatagattttcaatcaatttttaaattattattagaacattgatattttagctcagaataatttaaatagtttttattttcataaagtcgtataattatatattatatattttgaatgtaatttttatgtttatatattttaatactaattttaacTATGCTTAACTATgcttaaattatagaataatttttataatataatatgtatcatagaataatatataataagattattgtatattatatatataaattaatttacgatgatgttaaaattttgatataatattaaaattatttattatataaatttatatactatttatatgtgaaaattaaaaaaatttttttttataataataaatgataatataaaataaatttaaaaaatttattttattatatatataatacatttattatttatatttatttatttattaagaattttatttttatcatcattatttttatcgtatttatattctttttttatataatttacatgacacatttaaattaataattttatatagattaattagatttataatttagatttatatatataattttaaataatatatatgtaaaaattatataattacattaaaaatcaatttaaatcaatttaacattttataaaatctctaatctttataaagatatgctttagtttttattataattatttatatatattaacgcgGTGAACATTTGAGTTAGAGAATATGATTCTCGACATATTCAgagtaaattgatttaaactaattttagAAAACGTGAACGCGATCTCTGTCTGTTCACGAGTGTAACGTGATAATAgtgtaaatcaaaattttatccagTCTAACATCGAAAATGATAGATTTACGTGATGAAAATgcgaaaaatacaataaatggtGGAAAATAtagcaatttaaatataccaggtaaattaaaaaaattaacgattaaaataagtacacaaaatttgcataaatttagAAGACagtaatatagttatattatgtatgatataatttatttatcatatataatattactttacagtagaaaagattaagatttgtaatttgtaatttatttatattaattgatataatatacgaactaaatatgtataattaattaaatacgattatatataacctcaatatatttatagtatgaAATAActtcgttattatatttttaatataaaaaaaattcttatgtaatttatgtaattgtgTAATGTATCTCATAAATGAAaacattatgatatataagacACTTTTTATATTAGTAGATAAacaattaagtaaaaaaaaaaaaaatatgataacttcatcaatatatcgaaattttattttaaaaaataaatatagaaatatgataattagaactaatatttatttaataactaataatataatttttattgataataaatttttttattgataataaaggatattatttatataaaatgcaaaatcagtttataaatgtatttatattataaatgtattatattattgtacatatatatatatatatatatatataattcatatatatcaataaacatttaataattaatatcaaaattaaatatttttttcttacattttattGTTTCCCAGTAACATCACAACAAGGATTAGCGCCACTTAGTccctatttaaattttgatcctGCATATCTTCCTCCAAGCCAaccagaatatatatttccggAAGGAGCAGCAAAACAAAGAGGAAGATTTGAATTGGCTTTTAGTCAGATTGGTGCAGCATGTATTATAGGAGCTGGTATTGGAGGTGCTACTGGTTTGTATAGAGGCATTAAAGCAACATCTTTAGCTGACCAAACTGGGAAACTTAGAAGAACACAGTATgtattcaagaatttttatattaaaatgaaaaaatttatattctataataacatattattaaactataaataaatttttttttatagattaatcaATCATGTTATGAAAAGTGGATCGTCGTTAGCAAATACATTTGGAATAGTATCTGTGATGTATAGTGGATTTGGTGTGCTTTTATCTTGGGTCAGAGGTACAGATGATTCCTTAAATACATTAGCAGCAGCAACTGGAACAGGAATGTTGTTCAAATCTACAAGTATGTtccatttaaataatgtatattataatc from Apis mellifera strain DH4 linkage group LG4, Amel_HAv3.1, whole genome shotgun sequence includes the following:
- the LOC552727 gene encoding mitochondrial import inner membrane translocase subunit Tim23 isoform X2, coding for MIDLRDENAKNTINGGKYSNLNIPVTSQQGLAPLSPYLNFDPAYLPPSQPEYIFPEGAAKQRGRFELAFSQIGAACIIGAGIGGATGLYRGIKATSLADQTGKLRRTQLINHVMKSGSSLANTFGIVSVMYSGFGVLLSWVRGTDDSLNTLAAATGTGMLFKSTTGLKKCALGGCIGLGIASVYCLWTNREALLELRHRNINPASK
- the LOC552727 gene encoding mitochondrial import inner membrane translocase subunit Tim23 isoform X1, whose product is MIDLRDENAKNTINGGKYSNLNIPVTSQQGLAPLSPYLNFDPAYLPPSQPEYIFPEGAAKQRGRFELAFSQIGAACIIGAGIGGATGLYRGIKATSLADQTGKLRRTQLINHVMKSGSSLANTFGIVSVMYSGFGVLLSWVRGTDDSLNTLAAATGTGMLFKSTTGLKKCALGGCIGLGIASVYCLWTNREALLELRHRNINPASTNKGMIEGFAFCN
- the LOC552727 gene encoding mitochondrial import inner membrane translocase subunit Tim23 isoform X3, which gives rise to MIDLRDENAKNTINGGKYSNLNIPVTSQQGLAPLSPYLNFDPAYLPPSQPEYIFPEGAAKQRGRFELAFSQIGAACIIGAGIGGATGLYRGIKATSLADQTGKLRRTQLINHVMKSGSSLANTFGIVSVMYSGFGVLLSWVRGTDDSLNTLAAATGTGMLFKSTTGLKKCALGGCIGLGIASVYCLWTNREALLELRHRNINPA